In the Oncorhynchus tshawytscha isolate Ot180627B linkage group LG17, Otsh_v2.0, whole genome shotgun sequence genome, one interval contains:
- the LOC112236847 gene encoding matrix metalloproteinase-23-like, with amino-acid sequence MSLMVPMEHRTQKLMSSPKGFVAVFEIRRTRPILVLLVLMLVGLDEVGGLRTCRRKTEAGGRSVESLSSVKHHPVTGASLSRSRRYAINPLGHKWRHFNLTYKIVKFPNTLNKDDTRQAISIAFSKWSDVSPLYFAEIKNPNKSADIIIGFYTWNHTDCWWSPLHPCFDGLNGELAHAFLPPRGEIHFDNHEFWILGKSRFSWKQGVWLNDLVQVAAHEIGHALGLWHSRDPQALMHPNATYTGQRNIAQDDIWGIQRLYGCTDKKRVCDPWARLGFCERRKSFMKKHCARRCDLCYEPLEAVTTLSPPPANVKIKIVPRGKVVGFRCGTKNPRSPPKVSWYKDGEQLVISIPGYITMKDRDLRVVANEFNEGTYTCRVNRGGNVVSANSWVIRLNNPPTAEQNEESEGRMRAGKERMRHGGKEDKPTATIL; translated from the exons ATGAGTTTGATG GTTCCAATGGAGCACAGGACGCAGAAGTTAATGAGTTCGCCCAAGGGCTTCGTGGCTGTGTTCGAGATACGCAGAACTCGTCCAATACTTGTTCTACTAGTGCTGATGTTGGTAGGGTTGGATGAGGTCGGAGGACTCCGGACGTGTAGGAGGAAAACG gaaGCTGGTGGGCGGTCTGTGGAGTCCCTGAGCTCTGTGAAGCATCATCCTGTGACTGGAGCGTCACTGAGCCGCTCCAGACGCTACGCCATCAACCCACTGGGACACAAGTGGAGGCATTTCAACCTCACCTACAA GATCGTGAAGTTTCCCAACACGCTGAACAAAGATGACACCCGCCAGGCCATCAGCATTGCGTTCTCAAAGTGGAGCGACGTGTCCCCTCTCTACTTCGCCGAAATCAAAAACCCCAACAAGAGTGCTGACATTATCATCG GCTTCTACACGTGGAACCACACAGACTGCTGGTGGTCTCCATTGCATCCCTGTTTTGATGGACTAAACGGGGAGTTGGCCCATGCCTTCCTGCCCCCACGCGGGGAGATCCACTTTGACAATCATGAGTTCTGGATCCTGGGGAAGTCCCGCTTCAGCTGGAAACAAG GTGTGTGGTTAAATGACCTGGTACAGGTGGCGGCTCATGAGATTGGGCACGCCCTGGGGCTGTGGCACTCCCGTGACCCCCAGGCCCTGATGCACCCCAATGCCACCTACACGGGCCAGAGGAACATTGCCCAGGACGACATCTGGGGAATCCAGCGCCTCTATG GATGCACAGACAAGAAGCGCGTGTGTGATCCATGGGCTCGCCTTGGCTTCTGCGAAAGGAGGAAGAGCTTCATGAAGAAACACTGTGCCCGACGATGTGATCTCTGCTATG AGCCTCTTGAGGCCGTTACCACGCTAAGTCCACCGCCTGCCAACGTCAAGATCAAGATAGTTCCTCGTGGAAAGGTTGTGGGCTTCCGCTGTGGGACGAAGAATCCTAGATCGCCTCCCAAAGTCAG TTGGTACAAGGATGGAGAGCAGCTCGTGATCTCTATACCCGGCTACATCACCATGAAGGACCGCGACCTCCGCGTCGTCGCCAACGAGTTTAACGAGGGCACTTATACCTGTCGCGTCAATCGTGGCGGCAACGTGGTCTCCGCAAACTCCTGGGTCATCCGCCTGAACAACCCTCCAACAGCTGAGCAGAAtgaagagagtgagggaagaatGAGAGCTGGGAAGGAAAGAATGAGGCATGGAGGAAAAGAGGACAAACCCACCGCAACAATATTATAG